Proteins encoded together in one Lachnospiraceae bacterium JLR.KK008 window:
- a CDS encoding glutamate synthase-related protein, translating into MAKYKCSVCGYLYDEEKEGKPFAELEQCPICGQAAAVFEEQKEITIQTNEYRYMKEIQQMAATGKPVIEAMGTKMKMPDWDDIVILGAQLNPPPLEEHAPVDSVTVIGRHAKKPMVLSGPVYISHMSFGALSKEVKTALAKGSTMAGTAICSGEGGILPEERDAAAKYIFEYVPNLYSVTPDNLKNADAIEIKIGQGTKPGMGGHLPGEKVTPEIAKIRNKPLGQDIISPSKFPDINTKEDLKDLVDQLRFASDGRPIGIKIAAGKIEKDLEYCVFAQPDFITIDGRGGATGASPRLVRDATSVPTVYALHRARKYLDSVGSDISLVITGGLRVSSDFAKALAMGADAVAIASAAMVAAACRQYRICGSGKCPVGVATQDPALRERLKVDACAQRVANFLNCSFEELKTFARITGHERLHDLNLEDLATISREISEYTDIVHV; encoded by the coding sequence ATGGCAAAATATAAATGCAGTGTGTGTGGCTACCTATATGATGAAGAGAAAGAAGGAAAGCCTTTTGCTGAATTGGAACAGTGTCCGATCTGCGGACAGGCAGCAGCCGTATTTGAAGAACAGAAAGAGATAACGATCCAGACAAATGAATATCGTTATATGAAAGAAATACAGCAGATGGCGGCTACCGGCAAACCTGTCATTGAGGCGATGGGCACGAAGATGAAAATGCCGGACTGGGATGACATTGTGATTCTCGGGGCACAGCTCAATCCTCCTCCGCTGGAGGAACATGCGCCGGTGGATTCAGTGACTGTGATCGGAAGACATGCGAAAAAACCAATGGTGCTGTCGGGTCCGGTGTACATTTCCCATATGTCGTTTGGTGCGTTGTCAAAAGAAGTGAAAACAGCCCTGGCAAAGGGCAGCACCATGGCGGGAACCGCCATTTGCAGCGGCGAGGGAGGCATCCTTCCGGAGGAACGAGACGCAGCTGCAAAGTACATATTTGAGTATGTGCCGAATCTGTACAGTGTGACGCCGGATAATCTGAAGAATGCGGACGCCATTGAGATCAAGATCGGCCAGGGAACAAAGCCCGGCATGGGAGGTCATCTGCCAGGCGAAAAGGTCACACCGGAGATTGCAAAGATCAGGAACAAACCGTTGGGTCAGGATATTATCAGTCCGTCTAAATTTCCGGACATCAATACAAAAGAAGATTTGAAAGACCTGGTGGATCAGCTTCGGTTTGCTTCTGACGGCAGGCCAATCGGTATTAAGATAGCGGCAGGAAAGATTGAGAAAGATCTGGAATATTGTGTATTTGCGCAGCCGGATTTCATTACGATCGACGGACGGGGTGGCGCCACGGGTGCAAGTCCGCGTCTTGTCCGCGATGCGACGAGTGTACCGACCGTATATGCCCTGCACCGCGCCAGAAAATATCTTGACAGTGTGGGAAGCGACATCAGTCTTGTGATCACAGGCGGTCTGCGGGTGTCATCAGATTTTGCCAAAGCATTGGCGATGGGAGCGGATGCGGTAGCGATTGCCAGTGCAGCGATGGTGGCGGCAGCCTGCAGACAATATCGCATTTGCGGCAGCGGAAAGTGCCCGGTAGGCGTGGCAACGCAGGACCCGGCGCTCCGTGAAAGATTAAAGGTGGATGCCTGTGCACAGAGGGTTGCTAACTTTTTGAACTGTTCTTTTGAGGAACTGAAGACATTTGCGAGAATCACGGGACATGAACGGCTGCATGATCTGAATCTGGAAGATCTGGCAACGATCAGCAGAGAAATTTCAGAGTATACGGACATTGTACACGTCTGA
- a CDS encoding rubrerythrin family protein, translating into MADLKGTKTEANLQAAFAGESQARNKYTYYASKARKDGYVQIANIFEETAANEKEHAKMWYKLLHDGIGSTIDNLKAAAEGENFEWTDMYAGFAKEAREEGFEEIAVLFEGVAAIEKEHEERYRKLLANIEGDLVFSRDGDVVWQCTNCGHICVGKKAPEVCPVCAHPQAYFQVKADNY; encoded by the coding sequence ATGGCAGATTTAAAAGGAACAAAGACAGAAGCTAACTTACAGGCAGCATTTGCAGGAGAGTCACAGGCACGAAACAAATATACGTACTATGCTTCCAAAGCGCGTAAAGACGGATATGTGCAGATTGCCAATATATTTGAAGAGACGGCGGCCAATGAAAAGGAACATGCAAAGATGTGGTACAAGCTGCTGCATGACGGTATCGGTTCCACAATCGACAATCTGAAGGCAGCAGCAGAGGGCGAGAATTTTGAGTGGACAGATATGTATGCCGGGTTTGCGAAAGAAGCGAGAGAAGAGGGATTTGAGGAGATCGCCGTTTTGTTCGAAGGAGTGGCAGCGATCGAGAAAGAGCATGAGGAACGGTATCGGAAACTGCTCGCCAATATAGAAGGAGATCTGGTGTTCTCCAGGGACGGTGATGTCGTATGGCAGTGCACAAACTGCGGCCATATCTGTGTCGGGAAGAAAGCGCCGGAAGTTTGTCCGGTATGTGCACATCCTCAGGCGTATTTCCAGGTGAAGGCGGACAATTATTAA
- a CDS encoding acetate kinase, with protein sequence MRVLVINCGSSSLKYQLIDSDTEEVLAKGLCERIGIDGSAITHQPVGGSKVKTEVDMPDHTMAVKYVIEKLTDPSVGVIKSLDEIDAVGHRIVHGGEKFAGSVIINEEVMKEIEACSDLAPLHNPANLIGIRSCQKNMPGVPMVGVFDTAFHQTMPKKAYLYGLPHEYYEKFKVRRYGFHGTSHDFVSTRAAEIVGKNREELKIIVCHLGNGASVSAVDHGKSVDTSMGLTPLEGLIMGTRCGDLDPAIISFLAGKLEVSAEEVISICNKKSGVLGLSEFSSDFRDLAEAAENNEKAKTALEAYAYRVGKYIGAYTAAMNGVDVIAFTAGAGENNAEIRTLIGQYIGYLGTNIDPEKNKMRGEEVILSDEGSRVVTMVVPTNEELAIARETVRLVK encoded by the coding sequence ATGCGAGTATTAGTGATCAACTGTGGAAGTTCTTCCCTGAAGTACCAACTGATCGACAGTGACACGGAAGAAGTTCTGGCCAAAGGATTGTGTGAGAGAATCGGCATCGACGGCAGTGCGATCACCCATCAGCCTGTGGGTGGAAGCAAAGTGAAAACGGAAGTGGACATGCCGGACCACACGATGGCTGTTAAATATGTCATTGAAAAACTGACAGATCCGTCAGTTGGTGTAATAAAAAGTCTGGATGAGATTGATGCGGTGGGTCATCGCATCGTGCACGGCGGCGAGAAATTCGCGGGCAGTGTGATCATCAATGAGGAAGTGATGAAAGAGATTGAGGCGTGCAGCGACCTGGCACCCCTTCATAATCCGGCCAATCTGATCGGAATCCGTTCCTGTCAGAAAAATATGCCGGGCGTACCGATGGTTGGCGTATTTGATACGGCCTTTCATCAGACAATGCCAAAAAAGGCTTATTTATATGGGCTTCCCCATGAGTACTATGAGAAATTCAAAGTACGGCGTTACGGCTTTCATGGTACAAGTCATGATTTTGTATCGACACGTGCGGCAGAGATTGTTGGCAAAAACAGAGAGGAGCTGAAGATCATTGTCTGCCACCTGGGGAATGGCGCGTCGGTATCTGCGGTGGACCATGGAAAAAGTGTGGATACTTCCATGGGTCTGACTCCATTGGAGGGTCTGATTATGGGAACCCGCTGTGGGGATCTGGACCCGGCGATCATCTCTTTTCTTGCAGGTAAACTGGAAGTGAGCGCTGAGGAAGTCATTTCTATCTGTAATAAAAAATCAGGCGTCCTCGGGTTATCGGAATTTTCCAGTGACTTCCGCGATCTCGCTGAGGCGGCGGAGAACAATGAGAAGGCAAAGACTGCGCTGGAGGCTTATGCGTACCGGGTAGGAAAATATATCGGCGCTTACACCGCAGCGATGAACGGTGTCGATGTGATCGCTTTTACGGCGGGTGCCGGAGAAAACAATGCGGAGATCAGAACGTTGATCGGGCAATATATCGGATATTTGGGTACTAATATCGATCCGGAAAAAAATAAAATGAGAGGTGAGGAAGTCATTTTATCGGATGAAGGTTCCCGGGTGGTAACGATGGTGGTACCGACCAACGAGGAACTTGCGATCGCAAGAGAAACGGTGCGTCTGGTGAAATAG
- a CDS encoding AI-2E family transporter, which yields MIVLRQFWSGNYKKYITGVMTAVSVFLCVKYILPLVMPFFIALCLISVMQPLLRKLECRLHIGKNILVGVILLTVLCVITALLWYTATVLLEQVRIMAKNIDMYEAYFSRFIHNCCYRMERGMGINAGAMEELILARVDSFTADMKVKAFPKLMNHSVSYAKMVCSGAAFLLMTFIATILLAKDFRKIRADLRRFGWYTRAEEVGTEILGMAAHYLKAQAIIMCVITAICVTGLWSSGIRYGVMAGILAGVLDALPFIGTGCVLIPMAIWQLVQGNFWLSGWIVLLYGGCALSREFLEPKLIGEKMGIYPVIILMAIYTGIKLYGLSGVIWGPFSFLLIREIYQKVVYLQEND from the coding sequence GTGATTGTATTGAGACAGTTCTGGTCGGGAAACTATAAAAAATACATAACAGGGGTTATGACAGCGGTGTCGGTTTTTCTTTGTGTGAAATATATACTGCCGCTTGTCATGCCCTTTTTTATTGCTCTGTGTCTGATCTCTGTGATGCAGCCACTGCTGCGGAAATTAGAGTGCAGACTGCATATCGGTAAAAATATTCTCGTCGGTGTGATTTTGCTGACAGTACTCTGCGTGATTACTGCTCTCCTATGGTATACGGCTACGGTTTTGTTGGAGCAGGTTCGGATCATGGCAAAAAATATTGATATGTATGAGGCATATTTCTCCAGATTCATTCATAATTGCTGTTACCGCATGGAGAGAGGAATGGGTATCAATGCGGGTGCGATGGAAGAGCTGATATTGGCACGGGTGGACAGCTTTACAGCGGATATGAAAGTCAAAGCGTTTCCAAAACTGATGAATCATTCGGTTTCATATGCGAAAATGGTCTGTTCAGGGGCGGCTTTTTTGCTTATGACCTTTATCGCGACGATTCTGCTGGCTAAAGATTTTCGAAAAATACGGGCGGATCTGCGACGGTTTGGATGGTATACGAGAGCGGAGGAAGTTGGGACGGAAATTTTGGGAATGGCAGCGCATTATTTGAAGGCGCAGGCGATTATTATGTGTGTGATCACCGCCATCTGTGTCACCGGCCTTTGGTCGTCGGGGATCAGGTACGGTGTAATGGCTGGCATTCTGGCGGGGGTACTTGATGCGCTGCCTTTTATTGGGACAGGCTGTGTATTGATTCCAATGGCCATCTGGCAGTTGGTCCAGGGGAATTTCTGGCTGTCAGGCTGGATTGTACTGCTTTACGGTGGCTGTGCGCTTTCGCGTGAATTTCTGGAACCGAAACTGATCGGTGAAAAAATGGGTATCTATCCGGTTATTATACTGATGGCCATTTATACAGGAATCAAACTGTATGGATTGTCCGGTGTGATCTGGGGGCCTTTTTCTTTTCTGCTCATCAGGGAAATTTATCAAAAAGTAGTGTATTTGCAGGAGAATGATTGA
- a CDS encoding RNA pseudouridine synthase translates to MCRNERKTKIIYEDNGILVCRKPAGLAVQTAAGYQSDMVSELKNYLSRMTGEKNPYLGVVHRLDQPVEGLLVFARSKRAAASLSKQLTEGRLNKKYLAVLARIPEEMEGQRVDYLKKDSRTNRALVVPERDQEGKRAELFYRVVEEREPYALAEIEIRTGRFHQIRVQMAHMGCPLSGDRKYGKTEDGSEKGIIGHQGIGLTDSGLALCANELSFENPLTGKRQQFAVRPENAAFARFTYKMMETAGY, encoded by the coding sequence ATGTGCAGGAACGAGAGAAAGACAAAAATAATATATGAAGATAACGGGATACTTGTATGCCGGAAGCCTGCCGGACTTGCAGTGCAGACGGCCGCAGGGTATCAGAGCGATATGGTCAGTGAGCTGAAAAACTATCTCAGCCGTATGACAGGGGAAAAGAATCCTTATCTGGGAGTGGTCCATCGGCTTGACCAGCCGGTGGAAGGGCTGCTTGTATTTGCCAGATCAAAGAGAGCAGCCGCCAGCCTGAGTAAACAGCTCACAGAAGGAAGATTGAATAAAAAATATCTGGCAGTGCTCGCCCGTATTCCGGAGGAAATGGAGGGGCAGAGAGTTGATTATTTAAAAAAGGACAGTCGGACCAACCGGGCACTGGTAGTGCCGGAGCGGGATCAGGAAGGGAAACGGGCAGAATTGTTTTACCGGGTCGTGGAAGAGCGGGAGCCTTACGCACTGGCGGAGATCGAGATTCGGACAGGCCGCTTCCATCAGATCCGCGTACAGATGGCGCACATGGGGTGTCCGCTGTCTGGAGACAGAAAATATGGAAAGACGGAAGATGGCAGTGAGAAAGGGATCATCGGGCATCAGGGAATCGGGCTGACAGACAGCGGGCTGGCTCTCTGCGCGAATGAACTGTCATTTGAAAATCCTTTGACCGGAAAGCGGCAGCAGTTTGCCGTGAGGCCGGAAAATGCGGCTTTTGCAAGATTCACGTATAAAATGATGGAAACCGCAGGATACTAA
- a CDS encoding carbohydrate-binding family 9-like protein, whose translation MEYTIHIINDTSELEHCPVFHVDQFNWGGDYRPETFGQMAYLNGQGFYLKMSCMETDPVCHYGRDNDPVYLDSAMEAFLALCPPSNFYFNFEFNSRGALLAKYGDGRHGRTFFTEEQLSQITRNVEILPDRWQITLLFPQTVLTQYFPDFHAENGTNIRLNFFKLAEGEEMTHFASYAPIQSPKPDFHLPQFFAGGILKA comes from the coding sequence ATGGAATACACCATTCATATAATCAACGACACGTCGGAACTGGAACACTGCCCCGTTTTCCATGTCGATCAATTCAACTGGGGCGGAGATTACCGGCCGGAAACATTCGGGCAAATGGCATATCTGAACGGACAGGGCTTTTATCTGAAGATGAGCTGTATGGAAACCGATCCAGTCTGCCATTATGGCAGAGATAATGATCCGGTCTACCTGGACAGCGCCATGGAGGCCTTTCTGGCACTTTGCCCGCCTTCCAATTTTTACTTTAACTTCGAGTTTAATTCCAGAGGCGCTCTTCTGGCCAAATACGGAGACGGCAGACATGGCCGCACTTTCTTTACGGAAGAACAGCTAAGTCAGATTACCCGTAATGTGGAGATCCTGCCGGACCGTTGGCAGATCACTCTGCTTTTTCCGCAGACTGTTCTCACTCAATATTTCCCGGATTTTCACGCGGAAAATGGAACGAATATACGCCTGAATTTCTTTAAACTCGCAGAGGGAGAAGAGATGACTCATTTTGCAAGTTATGCGCCGATCCAGTCCCCCAAACCGGACTTTCATCTGCCGCAGTTTTTTGCCGGCGGCATTTTAAAGGCATAA
- a CDS encoding aldo/keto reductase, with translation MRYMNIKQGPSQISEVALGAWRMGKFPLEEAVPVVEAALEEGINFFDNAVCYAGGKSEAFFGHAMRELKVEREKIYIQSKVGIDSVNGKFDWSEKFILDSVEESLRRMDTDYLDVLLLHRPDLLFDPDEVAAAFDKLYTSGKVKYFGVSNLKPMQIALLEKSVSQKLIFNQLQFSVTDAQLIDHILYMDQVAEGPRSAGLLANCQNGDVLDYCRLHDITIQPWSPLQFGFKQGTFLGRRDVFPELNDKLDELAEKYEVPQAAIAIAWILRHPAHMQPLLGTMNPAHLADAAKGSGIDLTRQEWYDLYLSCRGRFLP, from the coding sequence ATGCGGTACATGAATATAAAGCAGGGACCTAGCCAGATTTCGGAAGTCGCGCTGGGAGCCTGGAGAATGGGAAAATTCCCGCTGGAGGAGGCGGTACCGGTCGTGGAGGCTGCGCTGGAAGAGGGAATCAATTTTTTTGATAACGCTGTCTGCTATGCGGGAGGGAAGTCGGAAGCATTTTTTGGTCATGCGATGAGAGAACTGAAGGTGGAGCGTGAGAAGATCTATATTCAGAGTAAGGTAGGGATCGATTCTGTCAATGGCAAGTTTGACTGGTCGGAGAAATTTATTCTCGATTCCGTGGAAGAGAGCTTGAGACGAATGGACACGGATTACCTGGATGTGCTCCTTCTGCATCGTCCGGATCTGCTCTTCGACCCTGATGAAGTCGCTGCTGCGTTTGACAAGCTGTATACGAGCGGTAAAGTAAAATATTTTGGAGTCAGCAATCTGAAACCGATGCAGATTGCTCTGCTGGAGAAATCAGTCAGTCAGAAACTGATCTTTAACCAGTTACAGTTTTCGGTGACAGATGCACAGTTAATCGATCATATTTTATATATGGATCAGGTGGCGGAGGGGCCGAGAAGTGCGGGCTTACTGGCAAACTGTCAAAACGGCGACGTCCTGGATTACTGTCGTCTTCATGACATAACGATTCAGCCATGGTCGCCGCTCCAGTTTGGGTTCAAGCAGGGGACTTTTTTGGGGCGCAGAGATGTGTTTCCGGAGCTGAATGATAAACTGGATGAGCTGGCAGAGAAATATGAGGTTCCGCAGGCGGCAATCGCGATCGCCTGGATCCTGCGCCATCCGGCACATATGCAGCCGCTTCTGGGAACAATGAATCCGGCGCATCTGGCGGACGCGGCGAAGGGCAGTGGTATAGATCTGACACGTCAGGAATGGTATGATCTGTATCTGTCCTGCAGGGGGAGATTTCTGCCTTAA
- a CDS encoding NADH peroxidase, translating to MKYVCQVCGYVHEGEKPPERCPVCNAPTEKFNAQTDGESWAAEHVVGIAKGVSEDIMADLRANYNGECAEVGMYLAMSRVAHREGYPEIGLYWEKAAWEEAEHAAKFAELLGEVVTDSTEKNLKMRVEAEHGATGGKFDLAKRAKAQNLDAIHDTVHEMAKDEARHGKAFAGLLKRYFG from the coding sequence ATGAAATATGTATGCCAGGTGTGCGGTTATGTCCATGAAGGAGAAAAACCACCGGAGAGATGCCCGGTCTGCAATGCACCGACAGAGAAATTTAACGCGCAGACAGATGGAGAAAGCTGGGCAGCGGAACATGTGGTAGGGATCGCCAAAGGTGTCAGCGAAGACATTATGGCAGACCTGCGGGCCAATTATAATGGTGAGTGCGCGGAAGTCGGAATGTATCTTGCGATGTCGAGAGTGGCGCACAGAGAAGGGTATCCGGAGATCGGGCTTTACTGGGAGAAGGCAGCCTGGGAGGAAGCCGAACATGCCGCCAAGTTTGCCGAACTGTTAGGGGAAGTCGTAACTGATTCCACGGAGAAAAATCTGAAAATGAGGGTGGAAGCGGAACACGGTGCGACCGGCGGCAAGTTTGACCTTGCAAAACGTGCGAAAGCGCAAAATCTGGACGCCATTCATGATACCGTTCATGAGATGGCCAAAGATGAGGCGAGACATGGCAAGGCGTTTGCGGGATTGTTAAAGAGATATTTCGGATAA
- a CDS encoding transcriptional repressor has product MAIKYSRQREAIKEFLCGRTDHPTADQVYMEVRKEFPNISLGTVYRNLTLLAELGEVARINVGDGVDHFDPNTSMHYHFICRECGCVQDLGLENITKINEMASKSFDGEISGSVTYFYGTCGKCMKKNLS; this is encoded by the coding sequence ATGGCGATAAAATACAGCAGGCAGCGAGAAGCGATCAAAGAATTTCTCTGTGGGAGAACAGATCATCCGACAGCAGATCAGGTATATATGGAAGTGCGCAAAGAATTCCCCAATATCAGTCTGGGTACCGTATACAGGAACCTGACATTACTCGCAGAACTTGGTGAAGTTGCGAGAATTAATGTCGGAGATGGTGTTGATCATTTTGACCCCAATACTTCCATGCACTATCATTTTATATGCAGAGAGTGCGGTTGTGTACAGGATCTGGGGCTGGAGAATATAACAAAAATCAATGAAATGGCGTCAAAGAGTTTTGACGGAGAGATCAGCGGCAGCGTTACATATTTTTATGGTACGTGCGGAAAATGTATGAAAAAGAACCTCTCCTGA
- a CDS encoding HAMP domain-containing sensor histidine kinase yields the protein MKLRTRLFITFGTMVILPLVLMTVVYLSLGLHIVRTLQREYGFETIDYETFSNSIQSGGEQTASLFYRFLDIIEKTPEKLEKVDFLSALNAEASEKASYIIVRKDATLYYAGNVKAAERIFEDLPSYGHGISHPDSGYYYSQLQKLVKQADFLFADGSQGSFFLVTPINNMSSKSFLTDMMIAIALILIFTAAMLTRWIHKSVFQPVRNLNIAMQKIAEGNLDYSLSTEEKGEFGDLFRNYEDMRLRLKESIEEQVMGERHNKELISNISHDLKTPITAIKGYVEGLMDGVADTPEKMKKYIQTVYNKANDMDRLINELTFYSGINSNRIPYNFHRINVNEYFRDCVEEVGFDLESEHIQLNYSNLVNPSTRIIADPEQLKRVINNIISNSVKYMDKPQGVIDIRILDEIDSIRVEIEDNGKGIAAKDLSNIFERFYRTDASRNSSKGGSGIGLSIVKKIVEDHGGYIWATSKENEGTCLHFVIRKYREVDDHEQDINH from the coding sequence ATGAAATTACGAACACGACTATTTATAACGTTCGGTACGATGGTCATTTTACCCCTCGTTCTGATGACAGTTGTTTATCTGAGTCTCGGGCTGCATATTGTCCGTACGCTTCAGCGTGAATATGGCTTCGAGACAATCGATTACGAAACATTCTCCAATTCCATTCAGTCAGGTGGAGAGCAGACCGCATCTTTATTTTATCGTTTTCTGGATATTATCGAAAAGACACCGGAAAAACTGGAAAAAGTGGATTTTCTGTCTGCTTTAAATGCAGAAGCCAGCGAAAAGGCTTCCTATATTATAGTACGAAAAGATGCGACACTCTATTATGCAGGCAATGTAAAGGCAGCCGAACGGATTTTTGAAGACTTGCCTTCCTATGGTCATGGTATTTCCCACCCTGACTCCGGTTACTATTATAGTCAATTACAGAAACTTGTGAAGCAGGCCGATTTTCTCTTTGCAGATGGTTCGCAGGGCAGTTTTTTCCTCGTCACTCCAATCAACAACATGTCTTCCAAATCGTTTCTGACCGATATGATGATCGCCATCGCCCTGATCCTGATCTTCACGGCGGCCATGTTGACTAGATGGATACACAAAAGCGTATTTCAGCCGGTCCGCAATCTGAACATTGCTATGCAGAAAATTGCCGAAGGCAATCTCGACTATTCTCTCTCTACGGAGGAGAAAGGCGAGTTCGGCGATCTGTTTCGCAACTATGAAGACATGCGTCTTCGTCTGAAGGAGAGTATCGAAGAACAGGTTATGGGAGAACGCCATAACAAGGAATTGATCAGTAACATTTCTCATGATCTGAAAACACCGATCACCGCCATCAAAGGGTATGTGGAAGGCCTCATGGACGGTGTCGCCGATACCCCGGAAAAAATGAAAAAATATATTCAGACGGTATACAACAAAGCAAATGATATGGACCGGCTGATCAATGAGCTGACATTTTATTCAGGCATTAACTCCAACCGTATTCCTTACAATTTCCACAGAATCAATGTAAACGAATACTTTCGGGACTGCGTGGAAGAAGTGGGGTTCGATCTGGAATCCGAACACATACAGTTAAATTATTCGAACCTCGTCAATCCCTCTACGAGAATTATCGCCGATCCCGAACAGTTAAAGCGCGTGATTAACAATATTATCAGTAACAGCGTCAAATATATGGATAAGCCGCAAGGCGTCATAGACATCCGCATTTTAGATGAGATCGATTCGATCCGGGTCGAGATCGAAGACAATGGCAAAGGCATTGCCGCCAAAGATCTCAGCAATATCTTTGAGCGGTTTTACCGCACGGACGCTTCCCGTAACTCGTCAAAAGGGGGAAGCGGTATCGGTCTTTCGATTGTCAAGAAGATCGTCGAAGACCACGGAGGATATATCTGGGCAACAAGCAAAGAAAATGAAGGCACCTGTCTCCATTTTGTAATCAGAAAATACAGAGAGGTAGATGACCATGAGCAGGATATTAATCATTGA
- a CDS encoding response regulator transcription factor, whose product MSRILIIEDEEAIADLEKDYLELSEFEVEIENAGDTGLARALAEDFDLIILDLMLPGIDGFEVCRKIRGTKNIPILMVSAKKEDIDKIRGLGLGADDYITKPFSPSELVARVKAHMSRYHRLVGSQAQTNDIVEIRGIRIDKTARRVMIDGEEKNFTTKEFDLLTFLAEHPNHVFTKEELFREIWDMDSIGDIATVTVHIKKIREKIEFDTSKPQYIETIWGVGYRFKV is encoded by the coding sequence ATGAGCAGGATATTAATCATTGAAGATGAAGAAGCGATCGCTGATCTGGAAAAAGATTATCTGGAATTGAGCGAATTCGAAGTGGAAATTGAGAATGCCGGAGATACAGGCCTTGCCAGAGCGCTGGCCGAGGATTTCGATCTGATCATCCTCGATCTTATGCTTCCGGGCATTGACGGATTTGAAGTGTGCCGGAAAATCCGCGGAACAAAAAATATTCCTATTTTAATGGTTTCCGCCAAAAAGGAAGACATTGATAAAATCAGGGGACTGGGACTGGGCGCCGACGACTATATTACCAAGCCGTTCAGCCCCAGCGAGCTGGTGGCCAGAGTCAAAGCCCACATGTCGAGGTATCACCGGCTTGTCGGCTCTCAGGCACAGACTAACGACATCGTGGAGATCCGTGGTATCCGTATTGATAAAACCGCGCGCCGTGTGATGATAGACGGAGAGGAAAAAAATTTTACGACAAAAGAATTTGACTTGCTCACCTTTCTCGCCGAACATCCAAACCATGTATTCACGAAAGAAGAACTTTTCCGTGAGATCTGGGATATGGACTCTATCGGAGACATCGCCACTGTTACCGTGCATATCAAAAAGATCCGTGAGAAAATAGAATTTGACACGTCAAAGCCTCAGTATATCGAAACAATCTGGGGCGTAGGCTATCGGTTTAAGGTCTGA
- a CDS encoding DUF5684 domain-containing protein, whose amino-acid sequence MAFATAFIGILLVVSVLGLISTVLSVIGTWKILEKAGEDGWKSLIPFYSGYMLYKISWDVRPYWIMLGCTIINFVLTRINDLFLFLNPLFSLVITGIFVIQLYKLSKAFGHGIGFTIGLFLLNPLFVFILGLDSSTYQGPQ is encoded by the coding sequence ATGGCATTTGCTACCGCATTTATTGGTATCTTACTTGTTGTCTCCGTTCTAGGCCTGATCTCAACAGTACTCTCTGTGATCGGTACCTGGAAAATATTGGAAAAAGCCGGAGAGGACGGATGGAAATCTCTGATACCATTTTACAGCGGATATATGTTGTACAAGATTTCCTGGGATGTCAGGCCTTACTGGATCATGCTCGGTTGCACGATTATTAATTTTGTCTTGACCAGGATCAATGATCTGTTCCTATTTCTCAATCCGCTTTTTTCCCTGGTTATAACCGGTATTTTCGTTATCCAGCTTTATAAGCTGTCGAAGGCATTCGGACACGGGATCGGCTTTACGATCGGTCTGTTCCTGCTGAATCCGCTCTTTGTCTTTATCCTTGGTCTTGACAGCTCCACATATCAGGGACCCCAATAA
- a CDS encoding S-ribosylhomocysteine lyase → MEKIASFTIDHIKLQPGIYVSRKDTYENATITTFDLRMTSPNDEPCMNTAEMHTLEHLCATYARNDETWKDKIVYFGPMGCRTGCYLLMAGDLDSKDIVSFITGMFEFVRDFEGELPGAEPMDCGNYLDHNVPMAKYVANRYLENTLYHIDEAHLIYPEKDV, encoded by the coding sequence ATGGAAAAAATTGCAAGTTTTACGATTGACCACATTAAATTACAGCCCGGTATCTATGTATCCAGAAAGGATACTTATGAAAATGCCACGATCACCACATTTGATCTGCGTATGACATCCCCGAATGACGAACCCTGCATGAATACGGCAGAAATGCACACATTGGAACATCTCTGTGCCACATACGCCAGAAATGACGAAACCTGGAAAGATAAAATTGTCTATTTCGGACCTATGGGCTGCCGTACCGGCTGCTATCTGCTGATGGCCGGAGATCTGGATTCCAAAGACATTGTATCCTTTATTACCGGAATGTTTGAGTTCGTCCGAGATTTCGAAGGTGAGCTCCCTGGGGCGGAGCCGATGGACTGCGGGAATTATCTCGACCACAATGTTCCGATGGCCAAATATGTCGCAAACCGCTATCTGGAAAATACATTGTATCACATTGACGAGGCACATTTGATCTATCCTGAAAAGGACGTATAG